A genomic window from Candidatus Denitrolinea symbiosum includes:
- a CDS encoding prepilin peptidase: MTWLFLYAFALSLYDLRTRRIPNWATLPLIVAGLAAHFPGSPDVWFASIGLFLVWSIGWMGAGDAKLWIALLWALPVEMSSRALPLMFLAFFVTGLPQLAWRLIRKRPVTNLLTPSAWRTIPFLLFCWYVH, encoded by the coding sequence ATGACCTGGTTGTTCCTCTACGCGTTCGCTCTCAGCCTGTACGATCTGCGCACGCGCCGCATCCCGAATTGGGCAACCCTGCCGTTGATCGTGGCGGGATTGGCCGCGCATTTCCCCGGTTCTCCCGATGTCTGGTTTGCCAGCATCGGACTGTTCCTCGTCTGGTCAATCGGCTGGATGGGCGCGGGGGACGCCAAACTCTGGATCGCCCTGCTGTGGGCATTGCCGGTGGAGATGTCAAGCCGGGCGCTTCCCTTGATGTTCCTTGCATTCTTTGTCACTGGTCTTCCTCAACTCGCGTGGAGACTGATCCGCAAGCGACCCGTCACCAACCTTCTCACCCCTAGTGCATGGCGCACGATCCCCTTCCTGCTGTTTTGTTGGTATGTACACTGA